Proteins from one Pleuronectes platessa chromosome 16, fPlePla1.1, whole genome shotgun sequence genomic window:
- the rfx1a gene encoding MHC class II regulatory factor RFX1a isoform X2: MATAGYVGEIQSAAQSQGTGVTVTPGQPDASSTPATAPQFLAEIQTAVATPTVVTPTGQTAPTEQATSIIIQKPAAGGQAQPTAQAQSVQTQYVTAEIQGSPSETGNAQSTPQYIVVTVTEGSLHSSDSLSDSSPPPAVVQTGVPTQVVQQVQTAQQTSVVQATSQITKTEPGTQLSVTSLQPVHISQEVQQLTPVPVQHVYTNQVQYVEGGDTTYTTSTIRSSTFPYTDTPLYTQTTAAQYYEAQPTSGSQASTPGTPLTVSVTAGTTGGVSMFVAQPTIAAGGGATLVTTGGTTNGAGDGAGTNGGTAGSYVIQGGYMLGSSSGGAAGNSQNYSHTARASPATVSITEGEESSVPSADKKVQWLLDNYETAEGVSLPRSTLYCHYLLHCQEQKLEPVNAASFGKLIRSVFMGLRTRRLGTRGNSKYHYYGLRIKAGSSLLRLMEDQQHLAMRQQPFSQKQRLKPVHKVEGMTNGTASGAGQQQQQQQQGSGHVDISTQVQQYQQFLDASRSLPEFADIDLQGKSLPEGIELEHIKSFQLLYREHCEAILDVMVNLQFTLVETLWKTFWRFSQSQDGDPTLAVHDESEKRLPKSCLVILCKYDPVLRWSRDCDNSLYQSLVEILIPDVLRPIPSALTQAIRNFAKSLESWLTNAMMNIPEEMVRIKVTSANAFAQTLRRYTSLNHLAQAARAVLQNTAQINQMLSDLNRVDFANVQEQASWVCRCEDRVVQRLEQDFKLTLQQQNSLEQWAAWLDGVVSQVLKPYQHSSTFPKAAKLFLLKWSFYSSMVIRDLTLRSAASFGSFHLIRLLYDEYMYYLIEHRVAQAKGETPIAVMGEFASLGRGLNQLDPDKEEEEEEEEESDDDGQELCLPPDGVVLGDESLEPPAKLARTDQRVLFTTGSADD; encoded by the exons ATGGCCACCGCAGGCTACGTAGGCGAGATCCAGTCGGCAGCCCAATCCCAGGGGACTGGTGTCACCGTCACACCTGGGCAGCCCGATGCCAGCTCCACCCCTGCAACTGCCCCGCAGTTTCTGGCTGAGATTCAGACTGCTGTGGCTACTCCCACTGTTGTCACACCCACGGGCCAAACTGCTCCCACTGAGCAAGCCACTTCCATCATCATTCAGAAGCCTGCAGCTGGTGGTCAAGCTCAGCCCACAGCACAGGCCCAGTCAGTTCAGACTCAGTATGTGACGGCAGAAATTCAGGGCTCCCCTTCAGAGACTGGAAATGCTCAAAGCACTCCTCAGTACATCGTTGTAACAGTCACAG AGGGCTCCCTTCACTCAAGTGACAGCTTGTCGGACTCTagtcctcctccagctgtggTGCAGACAGGTGTTCCCACACAGGTTGTTCAACAGGTGCAGACGGCTCAACAG ACGTCTGTGGTGCAGGCCACCTCCCAGATAACCAAGACTGAGCCCGGGACCCAGCTCAGTGTCACCAGTCTACAGCCTGTTCATATCAGCCAGGAG gtccagcagctcacaccagTGCCAGTTCAACATGTTTACACCAATCAAGTGCAGTATGTGGAAGGAGGAGACACCACCTACACCACCAGCACAAT TCGCTCCAGCACCTTCCCTTACACTGACACACCCCTGTACACCCAGACCACAGCTGCACAGTATTATGAAGCTCAGCCAACTTCAGGCTCTCAGGCCTCCACCCCTGGAACTCCTCTTACCGTCTCTGTGACGGCTGGCACAACAGGGGGCGTGTCCATGTTTGTGGCACAGCCCACTATTGCGGCAGGGGGAGGAGCCACATTGGTGACCACAGGTGGCACCACCAATGGGGCAGGGGATGGGGCAGGCACCAATGGTGGCACAGCAGGCAGCTATGTGATCCAGGGGGGCTACATGctgggcagcagcagcggagggGCAGCTGGCAACAGTCAGAACTACTCACACACCGCCCGCGCCTCCCCAGCCACTGTGAGTATTACAGAAGGCGAGGAGAGTAGCGTGCCGTCGGCAGACAAGAAG GTACAGTGGTTGCTGGACAACTATGAGACAGCTGAAGGAGTGAGTCTGCCCCGGTCCACCCTCTACTGCCACTATCTGCTGCACTGTCAGGAGCAGAAACTAGAGCCTGTTAATGCTGCCTCTTTTGGGAAACTCATTAGATCTGTTTTCATGGGGCTACGCACACGACGCCTGGGCACTCG GGGTAATTCAAAATACCACTACTATGGCCTGAGGATCAAGGCAGGTTCCTCTCTTCTCCGTCTGATGGAAGACCAGCAACATCTGGCCATGAGGCAGCAGCCCTTCTCACAGAAACAGAG GTTGAAGCCTGTGCACAAAGTGGAAGGAATGACAAACGGCACTGCGTCAGGAGcaggccagcagcagcagcagcagcaacaggggTCAGGGCACGTGGACATCAGCACCCAGGTTCAACAGTACCAGCAGTTCTTAG atgCGTCTAGATCTCTACCAGAGTTCGCAGATATCGACCTTCAGGGGAAGTCTCTGCCGGAGGGTATCGAACTGGAGCACATCAAGAGCTTTCAGCTGCTGTACAGAGAGCACTGTGAG GCCATACTGGATGTGATGGTCAACCTGCAGTTTACCCTGGTGGAGACACTGTGGAAGACCTTCTGGAGATTCAGCCAGAGCCAGGATGGAGATCCCACGTTGGCTGT TCATGATGAGTCAGAGAAGCGTCTCCCTAAGTCCTGCCTGGTTATTCTGTGCAAGTATGACCCAGTGCTGCGCTGGAGCCGTGACTGTGACAACAGCCTGTACCAGAGCCTGGTAGAGATCCTCATCCCTGATGTCCTCAGGCCCATCCCCA GTGCCTTAACTCAAGCCATCCGTAATTTTGCCAAGAGCCTGGAGAGCTGGCTGACCAATGCCATGATGAACATCCCAGAGGAGATGGTCCGAATCAAG GTAACTTCAGCCAATGCGTTTGCTCAGACACTGCGTCGCTACACCAGTCTGAACCACCTCGCCCAGGCGGCCCGTGCTGTCCTCCAGAACACAGCTCAGATCAACCAGATGCTCTCGGACCTCAACCGCGTTGATTTTGCAAACGTCCAG GAGCAGGCTTCGTGGGTGTGCCGGTGTGAGGACCGCGTTGTGCAGCGGCTGGAGCAGGATTTCAAGCTGACCCTTCAGCAGCAGAACTCACTGGAGCAGTGGGCTGCGTGGCTGGATGGCGTAGTTTCCCAGGTCCTAAAGCCCTACCAGCACAGCTCTACCTTCCCGAAGGCCGCTAAGCTCTTCCTGCTCAAGTGGTCCTTTTACAG TTCCATGGTGATCAGGGACTTAACCCTGCGGAGTGCAGCCAGTTTCGGTTCCTTTCACTTGATCCGCCTGCTCTACGATGAGTACATGTACTACCTGATTGAGCACAGAGTGGCCCAGGCTAAAGGAGAAACCCCAATCGCTGTCATGGGAGAG TTTGCCAGTTTAGGCCGAGGTCTAAACCAGCTGGATCCTGACAAAG aagaggaagaggaggaggaggaggagagtgacgaTGATGGTCAGGAGCTTTGTCTTCCCCCAGATGGGGTCGTACTTGGAGATGAGTCTCTGGAGCCGCCTGCTAAGCTGGCCAGAACTGACCAGAGAGTCCTCTTCACCACCGGATCAGCTGACGACTAA
- the rfx1a gene encoding MHC class II regulatory factor RFX1a isoform X5 produces MATAGYVGEIQSAAQSQGTGVTVTPGQPDASSTPATAPQFLAEIQTAVATPTVVTPTGQTAPTEQATSIIIQKPAAGGQAQPTAQAQSVQTQYVTAEIQGSPSETGNAQSTPQYIVVTVTEGSLHSSDSLSDSSPPPAVVQTGVPTQVVQQVQTAQQQTSVVQATSQITKTEPGTQLSVTSLQPVHISQEVQQLTPVPVQHVYTNQVQYVEGGDTTYTTSTIRSSTFPYTDTPLYTQTTAAQYYEAQPTSGSQASTPGTPLTVSVTAGTTGGVSMFVAQPTIAAGGGATLVTTGGTTNGAGDGAGTNGGTAGSYVIQGGYMLGSSSGGAAGNSQNYSHTARASPATWLLDNYETAEGVSLPRSTLYCHYLLHCQEQKLEPVNAASFGKLIRSVFMGLRTRRLGTRGNSKYHYYGLRIKAGSSLLRLMEDQQHLAMRQQPFSQKQRLKPVHKVEGMTNGTASGAGQQQQQQQQGSGHVDISTQVQQYQQFLDASRSLPEFADIDLQGKSLPEGIELEHIKSFQLLYREHCEAILDVMVNLQFTLVETLWKTFWRFSQSQDGDPTLAVHDESEKRLPKSCLVILCKYDPVLRWSRDCDNSLYQSLVEILIPDVLRPIPSALTQAIRNFAKSLESWLTNAMMNIPEEMVRIKVTSANAFAQTLRRYTSLNHLAQAARAVLQNTAQINQMLSDLNRVDFANVQEQASWVCRCEDRVVQRLEQDFKLTLQQQNSLEQWAAWLDGVVSQVLKPYQHSSTFPKAAKLFLLKWSFYSSMVIRDLTLRSAASFGSFHLIRLLYDEYMYYLIEHRVAQAKGETPIAVMGEFASLGRGLNQLDPDKEEEEEEEEESDDDGQELCLPPDGVVLGDESLEPPAKLARTDQRVLFTTGSADD; encoded by the exons ATGGCCACCGCAGGCTACGTAGGCGAGATCCAGTCGGCAGCCCAATCCCAGGGGACTGGTGTCACCGTCACACCTGGGCAGCCCGATGCCAGCTCCACCCCTGCAACTGCCCCGCAGTTTCTGGCTGAGATTCAGACTGCTGTGGCTACTCCCACTGTTGTCACACCCACGGGCCAAACTGCTCCCACTGAGCAAGCCACTTCCATCATCATTCAGAAGCCTGCAGCTGGTGGTCAAGCTCAGCCCACAGCACAGGCCCAGTCAGTTCAGACTCAGTATGTGACGGCAGAAATTCAGGGCTCCCCTTCAGAGACTGGAAATGCTCAAAGCACTCCTCAGTACATCGTTGTAACAGTCACAG AGGGCTCCCTTCACTCAAGTGACAGCTTGTCGGACTCTagtcctcctccagctgtggTGCAGACAGGTGTTCCCACACAGGTTGTTCAACAGGTGCAGACGGCTCAACAG CAGACGTCTGTGGTGCAGGCCACCTCCCAGATAACCAAGACTGAGCCCGGGACCCAGCTCAGTGTCACCAGTCTACAGCCTGTTCATATCAGCCAGGAG gtccagcagctcacaccagTGCCAGTTCAACATGTTTACACCAATCAAGTGCAGTATGTGGAAGGAGGAGACACCACCTACACCACCAGCACAAT TCGCTCCAGCACCTTCCCTTACACTGACACACCCCTGTACACCCAGACCACAGCTGCACAGTATTATGAAGCTCAGCCAACTTCAGGCTCTCAGGCCTCCACCCCTGGAACTCCTCTTACCGTCTCTGTGACGGCTGGCACAACAGGGGGCGTGTCCATGTTTGTGGCACAGCCCACTATTGCGGCAGGGGGAGGAGCCACATTGGTGACCACAGGTGGCACCACCAATGGGGCAGGGGATGGGGCAGGCACCAATGGTGGCACAGCAGGCAGCTATGTGATCCAGGGGGGCTACATGctgggcagcagcagcggagggGCAGCTGGCAACAGTCAGAACTACTCACACACCGCCCGCGCCTCCCCAGCCACT TGGTTGCTGGACAACTATGAGACAGCTGAAGGAGTGAGTCTGCCCCGGTCCACCCTCTACTGCCACTATCTGCTGCACTGTCAGGAGCAGAAACTAGAGCCTGTTAATGCTGCCTCTTTTGGGAAACTCATTAGATCTGTTTTCATGGGGCTACGCACACGACGCCTGGGCACTCG GGGTAATTCAAAATACCACTACTATGGCCTGAGGATCAAGGCAGGTTCCTCTCTTCTCCGTCTGATGGAAGACCAGCAACATCTGGCCATGAGGCAGCAGCCCTTCTCACAGAAACAGAG GTTGAAGCCTGTGCACAAAGTGGAAGGAATGACAAACGGCACTGCGTCAGGAGcaggccagcagcagcagcagcagcaacaggggTCAGGGCACGTGGACATCAGCACCCAGGTTCAACAGTACCAGCAGTTCTTAG atgCGTCTAGATCTCTACCAGAGTTCGCAGATATCGACCTTCAGGGGAAGTCTCTGCCGGAGGGTATCGAACTGGAGCACATCAAGAGCTTTCAGCTGCTGTACAGAGAGCACTGTGAG GCCATACTGGATGTGATGGTCAACCTGCAGTTTACCCTGGTGGAGACACTGTGGAAGACCTTCTGGAGATTCAGCCAGAGCCAGGATGGAGATCCCACGTTGGCTGT TCATGATGAGTCAGAGAAGCGTCTCCCTAAGTCCTGCCTGGTTATTCTGTGCAAGTATGACCCAGTGCTGCGCTGGAGCCGTGACTGTGACAACAGCCTGTACCAGAGCCTGGTAGAGATCCTCATCCCTGATGTCCTCAGGCCCATCCCCA GTGCCTTAACTCAAGCCATCCGTAATTTTGCCAAGAGCCTGGAGAGCTGGCTGACCAATGCCATGATGAACATCCCAGAGGAGATGGTCCGAATCAAG GTAACTTCAGCCAATGCGTTTGCTCAGACACTGCGTCGCTACACCAGTCTGAACCACCTCGCCCAGGCGGCCCGTGCTGTCCTCCAGAACACAGCTCAGATCAACCAGATGCTCTCGGACCTCAACCGCGTTGATTTTGCAAACGTCCAG GAGCAGGCTTCGTGGGTGTGCCGGTGTGAGGACCGCGTTGTGCAGCGGCTGGAGCAGGATTTCAAGCTGACCCTTCAGCAGCAGAACTCACTGGAGCAGTGGGCTGCGTGGCTGGATGGCGTAGTTTCCCAGGTCCTAAAGCCCTACCAGCACAGCTCTACCTTCCCGAAGGCCGCTAAGCTCTTCCTGCTCAAGTGGTCCTTTTACAG TTCCATGGTGATCAGGGACTTAACCCTGCGGAGTGCAGCCAGTTTCGGTTCCTTTCACTTGATCCGCCTGCTCTACGATGAGTACATGTACTACCTGATTGAGCACAGAGTGGCCCAGGCTAAAGGAGAAACCCCAATCGCTGTCATGGGAGAG TTTGCCAGTTTAGGCCGAGGTCTAAACCAGCTGGATCCTGACAAAG aagaggaagaggaggaggaggaggagagtgacgaTGATGGTCAGGAGCTTTGTCTTCCCCCAGATGGGGTCGTACTTGGAGATGAGTCTCTGGAGCCGCCTGCTAAGCTGGCCAGAACTGACCAGAGAGTCCTCTTCACCACCGGATCAGCTGACGACTAA
- the rfx1a gene encoding MHC class II regulatory factor RFX1a isoform X4, whose translation MATAGYVGEIQSAAQSQGTGVTVTPGQPDASSTPATAPQFLAEIQTAVATPTVVTPTGQTAPTEQATSIIIQKPAAGGQAQPTAQAQSVQTQYVTAEIQGSPSETGNAQSTPQYIVVTVTEGSLHSSDSLSDSSPPPAVVQTGVPTQVVQQVQTAQQQTSVVQATSQITKTEPGTQLSVTSLQPVHISQEVQQLTPVPVQHVYTNQVQYVEGGDTTYTTSTIRSSTFPYTDTPLYTQTTAAQYYEAQPTSGSQASTPGTPLTVSVTAGTTGGVSMFVAQPTIAAGGGATLVTTGGTTNGAGDGAGTNGGTAGSYVIQGGYMLGSSSGGAAGNSQNYSHTARASPATVQWLLDNYETAEGVSLPRSTLYCHYLLHCQEQKLEPVNAASFGKLIRSVFMGLRTRRLGTRGNSKYHYYGLRIKAGSSLLRLMEDQQHLAMRQQPFSQKQRLKPVHKVEGMTNGTASGAGQQQQQQQQGSGHVDISTQVQQYQQFLDASRSLPEFADIDLQGKSLPEGIELEHIKSFQLLYREHCEAILDVMVNLQFTLVETLWKTFWRFSQSQDGDPTLAVHDESEKRLPKSCLVILCKYDPVLRWSRDCDNSLYQSLVEILIPDVLRPIPSALTQAIRNFAKSLESWLTNAMMNIPEEMVRIKVTSANAFAQTLRRYTSLNHLAQAARAVLQNTAQINQMLSDLNRVDFANVQEQASWVCRCEDRVVQRLEQDFKLTLQQQNSLEQWAAWLDGVVSQVLKPYQHSSTFPKAAKLFLLKWSFYSSMVIRDLTLRSAASFGSFHLIRLLYDEYMYYLIEHRVAQAKGETPIAVMGEFASLGRGLNQLDPDKEEEEEEEEESDDDGQELCLPPDGVVLGDESLEPPAKLARTDQRVLFTTGSADD comes from the exons ATGGCCACCGCAGGCTACGTAGGCGAGATCCAGTCGGCAGCCCAATCCCAGGGGACTGGTGTCACCGTCACACCTGGGCAGCCCGATGCCAGCTCCACCCCTGCAACTGCCCCGCAGTTTCTGGCTGAGATTCAGACTGCTGTGGCTACTCCCACTGTTGTCACACCCACGGGCCAAACTGCTCCCACTGAGCAAGCCACTTCCATCATCATTCAGAAGCCTGCAGCTGGTGGTCAAGCTCAGCCCACAGCACAGGCCCAGTCAGTTCAGACTCAGTATGTGACGGCAGAAATTCAGGGCTCCCCTTCAGAGACTGGAAATGCTCAAAGCACTCCTCAGTACATCGTTGTAACAGTCACAG AGGGCTCCCTTCACTCAAGTGACAGCTTGTCGGACTCTagtcctcctccagctgtggTGCAGACAGGTGTTCCCACACAGGTTGTTCAACAGGTGCAGACGGCTCAACAG CAGACGTCTGTGGTGCAGGCCACCTCCCAGATAACCAAGACTGAGCCCGGGACCCAGCTCAGTGTCACCAGTCTACAGCCTGTTCATATCAGCCAGGAG gtccagcagctcacaccagTGCCAGTTCAACATGTTTACACCAATCAAGTGCAGTATGTGGAAGGAGGAGACACCACCTACACCACCAGCACAAT TCGCTCCAGCACCTTCCCTTACACTGACACACCCCTGTACACCCAGACCACAGCTGCACAGTATTATGAAGCTCAGCCAACTTCAGGCTCTCAGGCCTCCACCCCTGGAACTCCTCTTACCGTCTCTGTGACGGCTGGCACAACAGGGGGCGTGTCCATGTTTGTGGCACAGCCCACTATTGCGGCAGGGGGAGGAGCCACATTGGTGACCACAGGTGGCACCACCAATGGGGCAGGGGATGGGGCAGGCACCAATGGTGGCACAGCAGGCAGCTATGTGATCCAGGGGGGCTACATGctgggcagcagcagcggagggGCAGCTGGCAACAGTCAGAACTACTCACACACCGCCCGCGCCTCCCCAGCCACT GTACAGTGGTTGCTGGACAACTATGAGACAGCTGAAGGAGTGAGTCTGCCCCGGTCCACCCTCTACTGCCACTATCTGCTGCACTGTCAGGAGCAGAAACTAGAGCCTGTTAATGCTGCCTCTTTTGGGAAACTCATTAGATCTGTTTTCATGGGGCTACGCACACGACGCCTGGGCACTCG GGGTAATTCAAAATACCACTACTATGGCCTGAGGATCAAGGCAGGTTCCTCTCTTCTCCGTCTGATGGAAGACCAGCAACATCTGGCCATGAGGCAGCAGCCCTTCTCACAGAAACAGAG GTTGAAGCCTGTGCACAAAGTGGAAGGAATGACAAACGGCACTGCGTCAGGAGcaggccagcagcagcagcagcagcaacaggggTCAGGGCACGTGGACATCAGCACCCAGGTTCAACAGTACCAGCAGTTCTTAG atgCGTCTAGATCTCTACCAGAGTTCGCAGATATCGACCTTCAGGGGAAGTCTCTGCCGGAGGGTATCGAACTGGAGCACATCAAGAGCTTTCAGCTGCTGTACAGAGAGCACTGTGAG GCCATACTGGATGTGATGGTCAACCTGCAGTTTACCCTGGTGGAGACACTGTGGAAGACCTTCTGGAGATTCAGCCAGAGCCAGGATGGAGATCCCACGTTGGCTGT TCATGATGAGTCAGAGAAGCGTCTCCCTAAGTCCTGCCTGGTTATTCTGTGCAAGTATGACCCAGTGCTGCGCTGGAGCCGTGACTGTGACAACAGCCTGTACCAGAGCCTGGTAGAGATCCTCATCCCTGATGTCCTCAGGCCCATCCCCA GTGCCTTAACTCAAGCCATCCGTAATTTTGCCAAGAGCCTGGAGAGCTGGCTGACCAATGCCATGATGAACATCCCAGAGGAGATGGTCCGAATCAAG GTAACTTCAGCCAATGCGTTTGCTCAGACACTGCGTCGCTACACCAGTCTGAACCACCTCGCCCAGGCGGCCCGTGCTGTCCTCCAGAACACAGCTCAGATCAACCAGATGCTCTCGGACCTCAACCGCGTTGATTTTGCAAACGTCCAG GAGCAGGCTTCGTGGGTGTGCCGGTGTGAGGACCGCGTTGTGCAGCGGCTGGAGCAGGATTTCAAGCTGACCCTTCAGCAGCAGAACTCACTGGAGCAGTGGGCTGCGTGGCTGGATGGCGTAGTTTCCCAGGTCCTAAAGCCCTACCAGCACAGCTCTACCTTCCCGAAGGCCGCTAAGCTCTTCCTGCTCAAGTGGTCCTTTTACAG TTCCATGGTGATCAGGGACTTAACCCTGCGGAGTGCAGCCAGTTTCGGTTCCTTTCACTTGATCCGCCTGCTCTACGATGAGTACATGTACTACCTGATTGAGCACAGAGTGGCCCAGGCTAAAGGAGAAACCCCAATCGCTGTCATGGGAGAG TTTGCCAGTTTAGGCCGAGGTCTAAACCAGCTGGATCCTGACAAAG aagaggaagaggaggaggaggaggagagtgacgaTGATGGTCAGGAGCTTTGTCTTCCCCCAGATGGGGTCGTACTTGGAGATGAGTCTCTGGAGCCGCCTGCTAAGCTGGCCAGAACTGACCAGAGAGTCCTCTTCACCACCGGATCAGCTGACGACTAA
- the rfx1a gene encoding MHC class II regulatory factor RFX1a isoform X1, translating to MATAGYVGEIQSAAQSQGTGVTVTPGQPDASSTPATAPQFLAEIQTAVATPTVVTPTGQTAPTEQATSIIIQKPAAGGQAQPTAQAQSVQTQYVTAEIQGSPSETGNAQSTPQYIVVTVTEGSLHSSDSLSDSSPPPAVVQTGVPTQVVQQVQTAQQQTSVVQATSQITKTEPGTQLSVTSLQPVHISQEVQQLTPVPVQHVYTNQVQYVEGGDTTYTTSTIRSSTFPYTDTPLYTQTTAAQYYEAQPTSGSQASTPGTPLTVSVTAGTTGGVSMFVAQPTIAAGGGATLVTTGGTTNGAGDGAGTNGGTAGSYVIQGGYMLGSSSGGAAGNSQNYSHTARASPATVSITEGEESSVPSADKKVQWLLDNYETAEGVSLPRSTLYCHYLLHCQEQKLEPVNAASFGKLIRSVFMGLRTRRLGTRGNSKYHYYGLRIKAGSSLLRLMEDQQHLAMRQQPFSQKQRLKPVHKVEGMTNGTASGAGQQQQQQQQGSGHVDISTQVQQYQQFLDASRSLPEFADIDLQGKSLPEGIELEHIKSFQLLYREHCEAILDVMVNLQFTLVETLWKTFWRFSQSQDGDPTLAVHDESEKRLPKSCLVILCKYDPVLRWSRDCDNSLYQSLVEILIPDVLRPIPSALTQAIRNFAKSLESWLTNAMMNIPEEMVRIKVTSANAFAQTLRRYTSLNHLAQAARAVLQNTAQINQMLSDLNRVDFANVQEQASWVCRCEDRVVQRLEQDFKLTLQQQNSLEQWAAWLDGVVSQVLKPYQHSSTFPKAAKLFLLKWSFYSSMVIRDLTLRSAASFGSFHLIRLLYDEYMYYLIEHRVAQAKGETPIAVMGEFASLGRGLNQLDPDKEEEEEEEEESDDDGQELCLPPDGVVLGDESLEPPAKLARTDQRVLFTTGSADD from the exons ATGGCCACCGCAGGCTACGTAGGCGAGATCCAGTCGGCAGCCCAATCCCAGGGGACTGGTGTCACCGTCACACCTGGGCAGCCCGATGCCAGCTCCACCCCTGCAACTGCCCCGCAGTTTCTGGCTGAGATTCAGACTGCTGTGGCTACTCCCACTGTTGTCACACCCACGGGCCAAACTGCTCCCACTGAGCAAGCCACTTCCATCATCATTCAGAAGCCTGCAGCTGGTGGTCAAGCTCAGCCCACAGCACAGGCCCAGTCAGTTCAGACTCAGTATGTGACGGCAGAAATTCAGGGCTCCCCTTCAGAGACTGGAAATGCTCAAAGCACTCCTCAGTACATCGTTGTAACAGTCACAG AGGGCTCCCTTCACTCAAGTGACAGCTTGTCGGACTCTagtcctcctccagctgtggTGCAGACAGGTGTTCCCACACAGGTTGTTCAACAGGTGCAGACGGCTCAACAG CAGACGTCTGTGGTGCAGGCCACCTCCCAGATAACCAAGACTGAGCCCGGGACCCAGCTCAGTGTCACCAGTCTACAGCCTGTTCATATCAGCCAGGAG gtccagcagctcacaccagTGCCAGTTCAACATGTTTACACCAATCAAGTGCAGTATGTGGAAGGAGGAGACACCACCTACACCACCAGCACAAT TCGCTCCAGCACCTTCCCTTACACTGACACACCCCTGTACACCCAGACCACAGCTGCACAGTATTATGAAGCTCAGCCAACTTCAGGCTCTCAGGCCTCCACCCCTGGAACTCCTCTTACCGTCTCTGTGACGGCTGGCACAACAGGGGGCGTGTCCATGTTTGTGGCACAGCCCACTATTGCGGCAGGGGGAGGAGCCACATTGGTGACCACAGGTGGCACCACCAATGGGGCAGGGGATGGGGCAGGCACCAATGGTGGCACAGCAGGCAGCTATGTGATCCAGGGGGGCTACATGctgggcagcagcagcggagggGCAGCTGGCAACAGTCAGAACTACTCACACACCGCCCGCGCCTCCCCAGCCACTGTGAGTATTACAGAAGGCGAGGAGAGTAGCGTGCCGTCGGCAGACAAGAAG GTACAGTGGTTGCTGGACAACTATGAGACAGCTGAAGGAGTGAGTCTGCCCCGGTCCACCCTCTACTGCCACTATCTGCTGCACTGTCAGGAGCAGAAACTAGAGCCTGTTAATGCTGCCTCTTTTGGGAAACTCATTAGATCTGTTTTCATGGGGCTACGCACACGACGCCTGGGCACTCG GGGTAATTCAAAATACCACTACTATGGCCTGAGGATCAAGGCAGGTTCCTCTCTTCTCCGTCTGATGGAAGACCAGCAACATCTGGCCATGAGGCAGCAGCCCTTCTCACAGAAACAGAG GTTGAAGCCTGTGCACAAAGTGGAAGGAATGACAAACGGCACTGCGTCAGGAGcaggccagcagcagcagcagcagcaacaggggTCAGGGCACGTGGACATCAGCACCCAGGTTCAACAGTACCAGCAGTTCTTAG atgCGTCTAGATCTCTACCAGAGTTCGCAGATATCGACCTTCAGGGGAAGTCTCTGCCGGAGGGTATCGAACTGGAGCACATCAAGAGCTTTCAGCTGCTGTACAGAGAGCACTGTGAG GCCATACTGGATGTGATGGTCAACCTGCAGTTTACCCTGGTGGAGACACTGTGGAAGACCTTCTGGAGATTCAGCCAGAGCCAGGATGGAGATCCCACGTTGGCTGT TCATGATGAGTCAGAGAAGCGTCTCCCTAAGTCCTGCCTGGTTATTCTGTGCAAGTATGACCCAGTGCTGCGCTGGAGCCGTGACTGTGACAACAGCCTGTACCAGAGCCTGGTAGAGATCCTCATCCCTGATGTCCTCAGGCCCATCCCCA GTGCCTTAACTCAAGCCATCCGTAATTTTGCCAAGAGCCTGGAGAGCTGGCTGACCAATGCCATGATGAACATCCCAGAGGAGATGGTCCGAATCAAG GTAACTTCAGCCAATGCGTTTGCTCAGACACTGCGTCGCTACACCAGTCTGAACCACCTCGCCCAGGCGGCCCGTGCTGTCCTCCAGAACACAGCTCAGATCAACCAGATGCTCTCGGACCTCAACCGCGTTGATTTTGCAAACGTCCAG GAGCAGGCTTCGTGGGTGTGCCGGTGTGAGGACCGCGTTGTGCAGCGGCTGGAGCAGGATTTCAAGCTGACCCTTCAGCAGCAGAACTCACTGGAGCAGTGGGCTGCGTGGCTGGATGGCGTAGTTTCCCAGGTCCTAAAGCCCTACCAGCACAGCTCTACCTTCCCGAAGGCCGCTAAGCTCTTCCTGCTCAAGTGGTCCTTTTACAG TTCCATGGTGATCAGGGACTTAACCCTGCGGAGTGCAGCCAGTTTCGGTTCCTTTCACTTGATCCGCCTGCTCTACGATGAGTACATGTACTACCTGATTGAGCACAGAGTGGCCCAGGCTAAAGGAGAAACCCCAATCGCTGTCATGGGAGAG TTTGCCAGTTTAGGCCGAGGTCTAAACCAGCTGGATCCTGACAAAG aagaggaagaggaggaggaggaggagagtgacgaTGATGGTCAGGAGCTTTGTCTTCCCCCAGATGGGGTCGTACTTGGAGATGAGTCTCTGGAGCCGCCTGCTAAGCTGGCCAGAACTGACCAGAGAGTCCTCTTCACCACCGGATCAGCTGACGACTAA